The Flavobacteriales bacterium genome includes a region encoding these proteins:
- a CDS encoding ABC transporter ATP-binding protein produces the protein MIHSIQVDNLSKRYRKEWIFNQLSHQFNTGDRTAILGSNGSGKSTFLKVLCGFVSPTQGSVLWKSDSEIDINNRHQYFAFCSPYIELIEDYTLQESIDFHFALKTLRNDVDINQWLKDCGLDKHLNKQISLFSSGMKQRLKLLLTLASEVDVYLLDEPTSNLDEQGIGWYQRLIGGVPDGKIVVVASNQPEEYNFCNNQILMEDFK, from the coding sequence ATGATTCATTCTATTCAGGTTGACAATCTTTCAAAAAGGTATAGAAAAGAATGGATTTTTAACCAACTTTCCCATCAATTTAATACTGGTGATCGAACTGCAATATTGGGTAGCAACGGCAGCGGAAAATCAACCTTTTTAAAGGTTTTGTGCGGGTTTGTATCCCCAACACAAGGCAGTGTTTTGTGGAAATCAGACAGCGAAATAGACATCAACAATCGACATCAATATTTTGCATTTTGCAGCCCGTACATAGAACTCATTGAAGATTACACACTTCAAGAAAGTATTGATTTTCATTTTGCACTAAAAACCTTGCGAAATGATGTGGATATAAATCAATGGCTCAAAGATTGCGGACTCGATAAACATTTAAACAAACAAATATCCCTTTTTTCAAGCGGAATGAAACAGAGGTTAAAGCTATTGTTAACTCTTGCGTCAGAAGTAGATGTTTATCTTCTAGATGAGCCTACCTCAAATCTTGATGAGCAAGGGATTGGTTGGTATCAACGTTTAATTGGGGGCGTTCCTGATGGTAAAATAGTGGTAGTTGCCAGCAACCAGCCAGAAGAATATAATTTTTGCAACAACCAAATTTTAATGGAGGATTTCAAATAA
- the lpxA gene encoding acyl-ACP--UDP-N-acetylglucosamine O-acyltransferase — protein MIQPLAYVNSEAKIANNVVVEPFVTIHKNVEIGEGSWIGSNVTIMEGARIGKNCRIFPGAVISAIPQDLKFAGEDTTVEIGDNTTIRECVTVNRGTKTRNKTVVGNNCLLMAYSHIAHDCIIGNNVIIGNASQIAGEVHIDDFAILSGLVAVHQFAKIGAHVMVSGGSLVRKDVPPFTKAAREPLSYEGVNSIGLRRRGFSSDKISEIQEIYRMLYLRGLNNAVALAKIEAEMPATKERDEIISFIKGSDRGIMKGFLSR, from the coding sequence ATGATTCAGCCCTTAGCATACGTTAACTCAGAAGCAAAAATTGCCAACAACGTGGTTGTTGAGCCGTTTGTTACCATTCATAAAAATGTAGAAATCGGAGAAGGTTCTTGGATTGGTTCTAATGTAACCATCATGGAAGGTGCCCGTATTGGCAAAAACTGCCGCATTTTTCCGGGAGCTGTTATATCGGCCATTCCGCAAGATTTAAAATTTGCTGGCGAAGACACCACGGTAGAAATTGGCGACAACACTACCATTCGTGAGTGTGTAACGGTAAACCGAGGAACAAAAACCCGAAACAAAACTGTGGTGGGCAACAATTGCCTGCTCATGGCCTACTCGCATATTGCCCACGATTGCATTATTGGCAACAACGTAATCATTGGCAATGCCAGCCAAATTGCTGGAGAAGTACACATCGATGATTTTGCCATTCTGAGCGGTTTAGTTGCCGTACATCAATTTGCAAAAATAGGAGCACATGTAATGGTTTCTGGTGGTTCGTTGGTGCGAAAAGATGTTCCGCCTTTTACCAAAGCGGCCAGAGAACCACTTAGTTATGAGGGGGTAAACTCTATTGGGCTAAGACGACGTGGTTTTTCTTCCGATAAAATTTCCGAAATTCAAGAAATCTACCGAATGCTTTATCTGCGTGGTTTAAACAACGCCGTGGCTCTGGCAAAAATAGAAGCTGAAATGCCTGCGACCAAAGAGCGTGATGAAATTATTAGCTTCATCAAAGGCTCCGACCGAGGTATTATGAAAGGATTTTTGTCGAGATAA
- a CDS encoding bifunctional UDP-3-O-[3-hydroxymyristoyl] N-acetylglucosamine deacetylase/3-hydroxyacyl-ACP dehydratase, producing the protein MEKFQTTIKEKFTMSGTGLHTGKSVNITFLPAPEDHGYKFQRTDLEGQPIVEALVDYVVDVSRGTTLEQNGARINTCEHVLAALAGLEIDNVLMQLDSSETPIMDGSSAPFVSKLKEIGTIDQTKVREYFDIPFNIAYAEEDRGVEMVAMPLDDYRLTVMIDYNSPVLGSQHASITGLSEFDKEISSCRTFCFLHELEMLLDNNLIKGGDLNNAIVIVDRVIEDDELGKLAKLFNKPKVEVKKEGILNNVELRFQNEPARHKLLDMIGDLALIGMPLKAQIMAARPGHAANVEFAKKIRKIMLKTKKEQEIMQNVPKYDPNLEPIYNYQQIEKILPHTFPFLLVDKVIELNENSIVGVKNITGDQYFFQGHFQGEPLMPGVLQLEAMAQAGGVLVLHDKEDPSKWSTYFVKIENAKFKGKVVPGDSFVIKMELKAPVRRGLCFMHGEGYVGNRMVCEADMMAQIVENK; encoded by the coding sequence ATGGAAAAGTTTCAAACAACAATTAAAGAAAAGTTTACCATGAGCGGCACCGGATTGCATACCGGAAAATCTGTAAATATTACTTTTTTACCCGCTCCAGAAGATCATGGATACAAATTTCAACGAACCGACCTTGAAGGACAACCTATTGTGGAGGCTTTGGTAGATTATGTTGTGGATGTTTCGAGAGGTACCACATTGGAGCAAAATGGTGCACGAATAAATACATGTGAGCATGTCTTGGCAGCCTTGGCTGGTTTGGAAATTGACAACGTACTGATGCAGCTTGATTCGAGCGAAACACCCATTATGGATGGAAGCTCCGCTCCTTTTGTGTCCAAGTTGAAAGAAATTGGAACCATTGATCAAACAAAAGTGCGAGAATATTTCGACATTCCATTCAACATTGCTTATGCCGAGGAAGACCGTGGGGTAGAGATGGTGGCCATGCCGCTGGACGATTACCGTCTAACGGTAATGATTGACTACAACTCCCCTGTTTTGGGTAGCCAACACGCATCTATAACCGGTTTAAGCGAGTTTGATAAAGAAATTTCGAGTTGCAGAACCTTTTGTTTTTTGCACGAACTTGAAATGTTGTTGGACAATAACTTGATAAAAGGTGGAGATTTAAACAACGCCATCGTTATTGTTGACCGAGTGATTGAAGATGATGAACTTGGCAAATTGGCTAAGTTATTCAATAAACCTAAAGTTGAAGTAAAAAAAGAGGGCATTTTAAACAATGTAGAGCTTCGTTTTCAAAACGAACCCGCCCGCCACAAACTGCTCGATATGATTGGTGATTTGGCTCTGATAGGTATGCCATTAAAGGCTCAAATTATGGCCGCTCGCCCGGGTCATGCAGCCAATGTGGAGTTTGCCAAAAAGATAAGAAAAATCATGCTGAAAACTAAAAAGGAACAGGAAATAATGCAAAACGTACCTAAATACGACCCAAACCTCGAACCAATATACAACTACCAACAAATCGAAAAGATTTTGCCACACACTTTCCCTTTTTTGTTGGTGGATAAAGTTATTGAATTGAATGAAAACTCTATTGTTGGAGTAAAAAACATTACCGGAGATCAATATTTCTTTCAGGGACATTTTCAGGGAGAGCCTTTAATGCCCGGAGTTCTGCAATTAGAGGCCATGGCTCAGGCAGGAGGCGTTTTAGTGCTGCACGACAAAGAAGACCCATCAAAATGGAGTACCTATTTTGTAAAAATTGAAAATGCCAAGTTTAAAGGAAAAGTAGTTCCCGGAGATTCTTTTGTCATAAAAATGGAGCTTAAAGCCCCCGTTAGACGCGGTTTGTGCTTTATGCACGGCGAAGGATATGTGGGCAACAGAATGGTGTGCGAAGCAGATATGATGGCTCAAATTGTTGAAAATAAATAA
- the lpxD gene encoding UDP-3-O-(3-hydroxymyristoyl)glucosamine N-acyltransferase, translating into MSVAELAEFVNGTLSDSKTDSFVGVSKIDQSLQGSLTFLANIKYEEFIYTTRASVILVNNGFEPKQELNKTLIYVEDAYLAFCKVLNKYFNPANEKSGVEQGAFIHSSAKIGQDAYIGANTYIDANVAIGDNVKIYPNCFIGAGVSIENNTIIYANVSIYYDCVIGKNTIIHSGTVVGSDGFGHAPQKDGSYVKIPQIGNVIIGNDVEIGSNCSIDRATMGSTFIKNGVRLDNLIQVAHNVEIGENTVIASQSGVSGSTVLGSNCIIGGQVGFAGHLKIAKGTQVGAQSGLGKDVTEENMRLFGSPVQPLKDELRSQIAFRDLPKLKERIEKLEKELKDK; encoded by the coding sequence ATTTCAGTGGCCGAATTGGCCGAGTTTGTTAATGGCACACTGTCGGATAGCAAAACCGATTCATTTGTAGGCGTTTCCAAAATAGACCAATCCCTGCAAGGTTCGCTCACTTTTTTGGCTAACATCAAATACGAAGAATTCATCTATACCACTCGGGCTTCGGTGATATTGGTAAATAATGGTTTTGAACCCAAACAGGAGCTAAATAAAACCTTAATTTATGTGGAAGATGCCTATTTGGCTTTCTGCAAAGTATTGAACAAATACTTTAATCCGGCTAATGAAAAATCGGGTGTTGAGCAAGGTGCTTTTATACATTCTTCTGCCAAAATTGGTCAGGATGCGTACATTGGGGCAAACACCTATATTGATGCAAATGTAGCCATTGGCGACAATGTTAAAATATACCCAAATTGTTTTATTGGTGCTGGTGTTTCTATTGAAAACAATACCATTATTTATGCCAACGTGAGCATTTATTATGATTGTGTAATAGGCAAAAATACCATCATCCATTCAGGCACAGTTGTAGGAAGCGATGGTTTTGGTCATGCTCCACAAAAAGATGGAAGCTATGTAAAAATACCTCAAATAGGAAATGTAATCATTGGTAACGATGTTGAAATTGGCTCCAATTGCAGCATTGACCGAGCCACTATGGGCAGTACTTTTATAAAAAATGGCGTGCGGCTGGATAATTTAATTCAGGTAGCCCACAATGTTGAGATTGGCGAAAATACGGTCATAGCCTCGCAGTCAGGCGTATCTGGCAGCACGGTTTTGGGCTCAAATTGCATAATTGGCGGCCAAGTGGGCTTTGCAGGACACCTAAAAATTGCAAAAGGAACTCAAGTGGGTGCTCAAAGCGGTTTGGGCAAAGACGTGACCGAGGAAAATATGAGGCTTTTCGGTAGTCCGGTGCAGCCTCTAAAAGATGAGTTGAGAAGCCAAATTGCGTTTAGAGATTTACCAAAACTCAAAGAAAGAATTGAAAAATTGGAGAAAGAACTGAAAGACAAATAG
- a CDS encoding HD domain-containing protein, translated as MEMKKIKIINDPIYGFVSIQSELIFKLIEHPYFQRLRRIRQLGLSSLVYPGANHTRFHHAIGAMHLMAKAIQVLRSKRVEISDHEELSAQISILLHDIGHGPFSHVMEHAFVANVAHEEISVAFMHLLNNEFDGKLETAIQIFKNQYHKKFLYQLVSSQLDVDRLDYLTRDSFYTGVSEGIVGLERIIEMLNVADGQLVIDEKGIYSIEKFIVARRLMYWQVYLHKTVISADCLLLNILRRAKKLLSDGVDIFTLPNLRFFISQNISREILTDTDTLNRFASIDDLDVMVCIKNWQNEADKVLSDLSKCLINRKLPKTIIQNQEFSNDYIQAEINRIANQKQLTKEEAEYHVFSGDLNNTAYKSNENEIMIRLKTGALVGLNEASDNYNFLPVNSLATKFFVCSPK; from the coding sequence ATGGAAATGAAAAAAATAAAAATCATCAACGACCCCATTTATGGTTTTGTTTCCATACAAAGCGAGCTGATTTTTAAATTAATAGAACACCCCTATTTTCAACGGCTTAGGCGTATCCGCCAATTGGGGCTGTCAAGCCTTGTGTATCCGGGTGCCAACCACACCCGTTTTCATCATGCCATTGGTGCCATGCACCTTATGGCCAAAGCCATACAGGTATTGCGTAGCAAGCGAGTGGAAATTTCTGACCATGAAGAGCTATCGGCCCAGATTTCCATTTTGCTGCACGACATTGGTCATGGCCCTTTTAGTCACGTTATGGAGCATGCGTTTGTTGCCAATGTAGCTCACGAAGAAATTTCGGTTGCCTTTATGCACCTACTCAATAATGAGTTTGACGGAAAACTGGAAACGGCTATTCAAATCTTTAAAAATCAATACCATAAAAAGTTTTTATACCAGTTAGTGAGCAGTCAACTGGATGTTGATAGGCTCGACTACCTTACCAGAGATAGCTTTTATACAGGTGTTTCTGAAGGAATAGTTGGTTTGGAACGAATTATTGAAATGCTGAATGTGGCTGATGGTCAATTGGTTATTGATGAAAAAGGCATTTATTCCATCGAAAAATTTATTGTTGCCAGAAGATTGATGTATTGGCAAGTTTATCTACACAAAACAGTCATTTCTGCCGACTGTTTGTTGCTCAATATTTTACGGAGGGCAAAAAAACTTTTATCCGACGGAGTGGATATTTTTACCCTTCCAAACCTCCGATTTTTTATTTCTCAAAACATTTCAAGAGAGATTTTAACCGATACCGACACTTTGAACCGATTTGCGAGCATCGATGATTTGGACGTAATGGTTTGTATCAAAAATTGGCAAAACGAAGCCGATAAAGTGCTGTCTGATTTAAGCAAATGCCTGATTAACAGAAAATTACCTAAAACTATTATTCAAAATCAGGAATTTTCAAACGATTATATCCAAGCCGAGATAAATCGAATTGCCAACCAGAAACAGTTAACCAAAGAAGAGGCTGAATACCATGTTTTTAGTGGCGATTTGAATAATACCGCCTACAAAAGCAATGAAAACGAGATTATGATAAGGTTGAAAACCGGTGCATTGGTTGGATTAAACGAAGCATCAGACAATTACAATTTTCTTCCGGTCAATAGCTTAGCCACTAAGTTTTTCGTTTGTAGCCCAAAATAA
- the tmk gene encoding dTMP kinase, whose product MGKQRGIFIAFEGIDGSGKSTQAKLLCEKLIEQGHKVYSTFEPTDNAIGKMIRSVFSRKMKASNETVAALFLADRLEHLLNHDNGLVQKIKDGFIVVSDRYYLSSYAYHGTFMDMDWVIQSNAMCANILRPDLNIYIDISPDVSMNRIKENRATTELYETLENLKNVYGKYDEAIKKVKSEENIARINGNRNTDEIASDVWNVTQNLLHEKWK is encoded by the coding sequence ATGGGTAAACAAAGAGGCATTTTCATTGCATTTGAAGGAATTGACGGAAGCGGCAAAAGCACCCAAGCAAAACTTCTTTGCGAGAAACTTATTGAGCAAGGCCATAAGGTTTATTCCACCTTTGAACCCACCGATAATGCCATTGGAAAAATGATTCGTTCAGTTTTTAGCCGAAAAATGAAAGCCAGCAACGAAACTGTGGCTGCACTTTTTTTGGCTGATAGACTTGAACATTTGCTGAACCATGATAACGGCCTCGTGCAAAAAATAAAGGATGGTTTCATCGTGGTTTCCGACCGATATTATCTCTCTTCTTACGCTTATCATGGCACTTTTATGGATATGGATTGGGTTATCCAATCTAACGCAATGTGTGCCAATATTCTTCGACCCGATTTAAACATTTACATCGATATATCTCCAGATGTGAGCATGAATCGTATCAAAGAAAACCGAGCAACCACCGAACTTTATGAGACGTTAGAAAACCTTAAAAATGTGTATGGCAAATATGATGAAGCCATCAAAAAAGTGAAAAGTGAAGAAAACATCGCTCGAATAAATGGAAACCGAAACACGGATGAAATAGCTTCTGATGTTTGGAATGTGACTCAAAACCTTTTGCACGAGAAATGGAAATGA
- a CDS encoding PglZ domain-containing protein has protein sequence MSKIKILWADDEIELLKPHIIFLETKGYQVSTVNNGKDAVDMVTTEKFDLVFLDENMPGISGLDALNQIKELRENLPVVMITKSEEEHIMEDAIGSKIEDYLIKPVNPNQILLSIKKIIDNKRLVTEKVTVKYQQEFRNIMMALMDRLDFDQWKSIYKKLVYYELEIQRSNETGMEEVLQTQKNESNKEFCKYIEQNYIDFIQYDNAQAPTMSHTVMRKMVVPELGNEPVFLILIDNLRFDQWRFLQPTINELFNLDSEDMFLSILPTTTQYCRNAMFAGLMPADIEKRFPGKWSNDEDEGGKNLHEEDFMQDLFQRLRVQSKTSYTKIVHLNQGKDLADAIPNMFENDLNVIVYNFVDTLSHARTDIKVMRELAENEAAYRSLTLSWFEHSPLYDALKRISEKKAKVIITTDHGSVKVADFVKVLGDKATTTNLRYKTGKNLNFNHKEVFEIKNPQKAGLPVQHLSSNFIFCRNNDFFVYPNNLNHYAKYYRDTIQHGGISLEEMMVPFIKLSSK, from the coding sequence ATGAGTAAAATTAAGATACTTTGGGCCGACGACGAGATTGAATTATTAAAGCCACATATTATTTTTTTAGAAACAAAAGGGTATCAGGTTTCAACGGTAAACAACGGCAAAGACGCTGTTGACATGGTGACCACCGAAAAATTTGACTTGGTTTTTTTAGATGAAAATATGCCAGGAATTAGTGGGTTAGATGCGTTAAACCAAATTAAAGAATTACGCGAAAATTTGCCCGTGGTGATGATAACTAAGAGTGAAGAGGAGCACATTATGGAAGATGCCATCGGTTCTAAAATTGAGGATTACCTCATAAAGCCGGTCAACCCAAATCAAATATTGCTGTCCATCAAGAAAATAATTGACAATAAGCGTTTAGTAACAGAAAAAGTCACTGTCAAATATCAGCAAGAGTTTAGGAACATCATGATGGCTTTGATGGATCGGTTGGATTTTGACCAATGGAAATCAATATATAAAAAGTTGGTTTATTATGAGTTAGAAATTCAGCGTAGCAACGAAACCGGGATGGAGGAAGTGCTTCAAACTCAAAAAAATGAGAGCAACAAAGAATTTTGTAAGTACATTGAGCAAAACTATATCGATTTTATTCAATATGACAACGCACAGGCACCCACCATGTCGCACACTGTAATGCGAAAAATGGTGGTTCCGGAATTGGGCAATGAACCGGTTTTTTTGATACTTATAGACAACTTGCGTTTCGACCAATGGAGATTTTTACAACCTACTATCAACGAACTTTTCAACCTTGATTCGGAGGATATGTTTTTGAGCATATTGCCAACCACAACTCAATATTGCCGAAATGCCATGTTCGCCGGTTTGATGCCGGCAGATATAGAAAAACGTTTTCCGGGCAAATGGAGCAATGATGAGGATGAGGGTGGAAAAAATTTGCATGAGGAAGATTTTATGCAAGATTTGTTTCAACGACTGCGGGTGCAGTCCAAAACAAGCTATACAAAAATCGTTCACCTCAATCAGGGAAAAGATTTGGCAGATGCCATTCCGAACATGTTTGAAAATGATTTAAACGTTATTGTTTACAACTTTGTTGACACCCTTTCGCACGCCCGAACCGACATAAAGGTAATGCGGGAATTGGCAGAAAATGAGGCGGCCTATCGGTCGTTGACGCTTTCTTGGTTCGAGCATAGCCCATTGTATGATGCCTTAAAACGAATTTCAGAAAAAAAGGCAAAAGTGATTATAACCACCGACCACGGCTCAGTAAAGGTGGCTGATTTTGTAAAGGTTTTGGGCGATAAAGCAACCACAACAAATTTGCGTTACAAAACTGGAAAAAATCTAAATTTCAATCACAAAGAAGTTTTTGAAATAAAAAATCCGCAAAAGGCCGGATTGCCAGTGCAGCATTTGAGCAGCAACTTTATTTTTTGCCGCAATAATGACTTTTTTGTGTATCCAAACAATCTAAACCATTATGCAAAATATTATCGCGACACCATCCAACACGGGGGCATTAGTTTGGAAGAAATGATGGTTCCGTTTATAAAACTTTCGAGTAAATAA
- the tsaE gene encoding tRNA (adenosine(37)-N6)-threonylcarbamoyltransferase complex ATPase subunit type 1 TsaE, producing the protein MEFLVLDEAELNGVAEYILSHLATKNIILFSGNLGAGKTTLIKQIGKKMGVISAMSSPSFGIVNQYKTKTSRLLNHIDLYRIVHVAELYDFGLPEMLDSGQLNLIEWPEMAEEIWHQYDYMQVEISIEKGNKRRIFVSC; encoded by the coding sequence ATGGAGTTTTTAGTTTTGGATGAAGCCGAATTGAACGGTGTTGCCGAATATATTTTGAGTCATCTTGCTACGAAAAACATCATTCTTTTTAGTGGAAATTTGGGGGCAGGAAAAACCACTTTAATCAAACAAATCGGTAAAAAAATGGGTGTAATTTCAGCCATGAGCAGCCCCAGTTTTGGCATTGTAAATCAATATAAAACGAAAACAAGCCGCCTTTTAAATCATATTGATTTGTACAGAATAGTGCATGTCGCAGAACTATATGATTTTGGTTTGCCCGAAATGCTCGATTCGGGACAATTAAACCTTATAGAATGGCCTGAAATGGCCGAAGAAATATGGCATCAGTATGATTATATGCAGGTTGAAATATCGATAGAAAAAGGAAATAAAAGGCGTATCTTCGTATCATGCTAA
- a CDS encoding M28 family peptidase: MLKKGSVLVLCLLSATAFSQNYSPKLNYELQKIENSTDILKTLEAFGPKTLNSQNLKNTAAWLAQQYIAMGYDSVLIDSFSFNNQSLRNVVVFKPGISTKEYIIVCGHFDTRGGSGTNDNGSGVAAILQTAALLADKNTQRGIYFIHFDGEELGFWGSEFYVNSRLSKNYGNLYMLLNVDQIGGTKGEVGNDKIKCERDLSNLLSKQIADTIARLTTYYTNLEPILSEAYASDYVPFIDAKRTCVGLYQNATGTIFNHDASDTFGNLDTVSFKEAVKLTAATVVYFAQTPEIVGVESVSMTDFFEVFPNPNNGHFTIANHSNASILNQKLVDISGHEIQNNTENSLPSGIYFLQIECEEFMVVKRIVVY; encoded by the coding sequence ATGCTAAAAAAGGGCAGTGTTTTGGTTTTGTGTTTATTAAGTGCAACTGCTTTTAGTCAAAATTATAGCCCAAAACTGAACTACGAACTGCAAAAGATTGAGAACTCCACCGACATTTTGAAAACATTGGAGGCTTTTGGCCCCAAAACGCTAAACTCTCAAAATTTAAAAAACACCGCAGCATGGTTGGCACAACAATACATTGCCATGGGCTATGATTCGGTTCTAATCGATTCATTCAGTTTCAATAATCAATCATTGCGAAATGTGGTGGTTTTTAAGCCAGGCATTTCTACCAAAGAATATATCATCGTTTGTGGCCATTTTGACACACGCGGCGGCTCGGGTACAAACGACAATGGGAGTGGAGTGGCGGCTATTTTGCAAACTGCTGCCTTGTTGGCTGATAAAAACACCCAACGCGGCATCTATTTTATTCATTTTGACGGGGAGGAATTGGGTTTTTGGGGAAGTGAATTTTATGTAAACAGCCGATTGAGCAAAAACTACGGAAACCTATATATGCTGCTTAACGTGGACCAAATAGGGGGTACAAAAGGAGAGGTTGGGAATGACAAAATAAAATGTGAACGAGATTTGAGCAATTTGCTAAGCAAACAAATAGCAGACACTATTGCAAGGCTAACCACGTATTATACAAATTTAGAACCCATATTGAGCGAGGCTTATGCCAGCGACTATGTGCCGTTTATAGATGCTAAAAGAACCTGCGTTGGGCTTTATCAAAATGCCACCGGAACCATCTTTAATCACGATGCTTCCGACACCTTTGGCAATTTGGATACCGTTTCGTTTAAAGAGGCCGTAAAACTTACGGCGGCAACAGTCGTCTATTTTGCACAAACCCCTGAAATAGTGGGAGTTGAAAGTGTATCAATGACAGATTTTTTCGAGGTATTTCCAAATCCGAATAATGGCCATTTTACGATTGCCAACCACTCAAATGCATCCATTTTAAATCAAAAATTAGTTGACATTTCGGGTCATGAAATACAAAATAACACAGAAAACAGCCTACCTTCGGGTATCTATTTCTTGCAGATAGAGTGTGAAGAATTTATGGTTGTTAAGAGGATTGTGGTGTATTGA
- a CDS encoding IS3 family transposase, translating to MSLTEKRQRAVQTRSRLPLMERCKLMGINRSGVYYKPKITSALNEQLMRTIDQCFMAHPYYGVARMTTYLKEDLGYQINEKRVRRLYRQMRLKTIYAKPKTTLRDKANCHYPYLLGGLKVEHPNHVWQTDITYIPMFRGHMFMAAIIDVYSRKIVGWSLSNTMTAQWCADLLTDTIKLHGKPHIHNSDQGSQYTSEIYLNILKQNNIQISMDGKGRATDNIYIERFWRSLKQEKIYLNPPNGGLELYQQINQYIQFYNTKRRHSSIGNLTPLQKYFNPNKSEKVNYKYL from the coding sequence ATGAGTTTGACAGAAAAACGGCAGCGAGCTGTACAAACGCGTTCAAGACTACCCTTAATGGAGCGTTGCAAATTAATGGGCATCAATAGATCTGGTGTTTATTACAAGCCCAAGATAACCAGTGCATTAAACGAGCAGTTGATGCGAACCATAGACCAATGTTTTATGGCACATCCATACTATGGTGTGGCTCGAATGACGACCTATCTCAAAGAAGACTTGGGTTATCAAATCAACGAAAAACGTGTTCGCAGACTATATCGTCAAATGCGTCTAAAAACCATTTATGCCAAGCCCAAAACCACCCTTAGAGACAAGGCAAACTGTCATTATCCCTATCTGCTTGGTGGACTCAAAGTAGAACACCCAAACCACGTTTGGCAAACAGATATAACGTATATTCCAATGTTTAGAGGCCATATGTTTATGGCAGCTATCATTGATGTGTATAGCAGAAAAATAGTGGGCTGGAGTCTGTCTAACACGATGACCGCACAGTGGTGTGCAGACTTGCTCACAGATACCATAAAACTACACGGAAAACCTCACATTCACAACTCCGATCAAGGCTCGCAATACACCAGCGAAATTTATCTAAACATTCTAAAACAAAACAACATACAAATCTCTATGGACGGCAAAGGAAGGGCTACAGACAACATTTACATCGAACGTTTTTGGCGTTCATTAAAGCAAGAAAAAATCTATCTAAACCCTCCCAACGGGGGCTTGGAATTATACCAACAAATCAACCAATACATCCAATTTTACAACACAAAAAGAAGGCATAGCTCTATAGGGAATTTAACCCCATTACAGAAATATTTTAACCCAAATAAATCAGAAAAAGTTAATTATAAGTACCTTTGA
- a CDS encoding transposase, which translates to MSKKRRKFSSGFKAKVVIEALQERQTLQELASKYELHSTQIVSWKKEFLENASEVFESKSTKEKGSEDTEKLYNKIGHMQMQIDFLKKVLGK; encoded by the coding sequence ATGAGCAAAAAGCGTAGAAAATTTAGTTCGGGATTTAAGGCCAAAGTGGTCATTGAAGCCCTTCAAGAACGTCAGACATTGCAAGAACTGGCCAGTAAGTATGAGCTGCATAGCACCCAGATTGTATCTTGGAAAAAGGAGTTTTTGGAGAATGCCTCGGAAGTATTTGAGTCAAAGTCGACCAAAGAAAAAGGGTCTGAAGACACCGAGAAATTGTACAACAAAATCGGTCATATGCAAATGCAGATTGATTTTTTAAAGAAAGTCTTGGGCAAATGA